A genome region from Musa acuminata AAA Group cultivar baxijiao chromosome BXJ3-5, Cavendish_Baxijiao_AAA, whole genome shotgun sequence includes the following:
- the LOC135639059 gene encoding probable trehalose-phosphate phosphatase 6 isoform X1: protein MTKQNVVPVEAVAAIAVAAVAGSSPLFPYPPPRSYGRRKYLSQLEVGGGRIGAWVESMKASSPTHAKATAALPSGDAAVDEHSAWVVRHPSALNKFEQIMSASKGKQIVMFMDYDGTLSPIVDDPDSAFMSDAMREAVRDVARYFPTAIVSGRCLDKVINFVRLADLYYAGSHGMDIKGPTKPRHDKARVGAPPPPFPHQPHPQTESISCRLFRLHAYPLLSLCVVQAKPVLFQPASEFLPMIDAVHKALLERTKSTPGARVENNKFCVSVHFRCVDEKSWSSLFEQVRCVLKEYPKLRLTQGRKVLEIRPTIKWDKGKALEFLLESLGFANCTNVMPVYIGDDRTDEDAFKVLRDRGQGFGILVSKFPKETNATYSLQEPSEVKDFLVRLVEWKRLSMKACSKVQVA, encoded by the exons ATGACGAAGCAGAATGTTGTGCCGGTGGAGGCCGTGGCCGCCATCGCGGTGGCGGCGGTGGCCGGCTCGTCTCCCCTGTTTCCCTACCCGCCCCCCCGGTCCTACGGCCGGAGGAAGTACCTCTCCCAGCTCGAGGTCGGTGGCGGCAGGATCGGCGCGTGGGTGGAGTCCATGAAGGCCTCTTCTCCCACCCACGCGAAAGCGACCGCCGCCCTGCCTTCCGGCGACGCCGCCGTCGACGAGCATTCCGCGTGGGTT GTGCGGCATCCCTCGGCGTTGAACAAGTTCGAGCAGATCATGAGCGCCTCCAAAGGGAAGCAGATCGTGATGTTCATGGATTACGATGGCACACTATCGCCCATCGTCGACGACCCCGATTCCGCTTTCATGTCCGACGCG ATGAGAGAGGCGGTCAGGGACGTGGCGAGGTACTTCCCCACCGCGATCGTCAGCGGGCGATGCCTGGACAAG GTCATTAACTTCGTGCGACTGGCCGACCTATACTACGCTGGTAGCCACGGCATGGACATCAAAGGCCCCACGAAGCCCCGACACGACAAGGCCAGAGTaggcgctcctcctcctcccttcccaCACCAACCCCACCCTCAAACTGAATCGATCTCTTGCAGATTATTTCGCCTGCATGCTTATCCTCTCCTCTCGCTTTGTGTGGTTCAGGCCAAACCCGTTCTCTTTCAACCGGCAAGCGAGTTCCTCCCCATGATAGACGCG GTTCACAAGGCATTGTTGGAGAGGACCAAATCCACACCTGGTGCCCGGGTGGAGAACAACAAGTTCTGTGTATCCGTCCACTTCAGATGTGTGGATGAAAAG AGTTGGAGTTCGTTGTTCGAGCAGGTGAGGTGTGTGTTGAAGGAGTACCCCAAACTGCGGCTCACTCAGGGAAGAAAG GTGTTAGAGATTCGTCCCACAATCAAGTGGGATAAGGGGAAGGCATTGGAGTTCCTGTTGGAGTCGCTTG GATTTGCCAACTGCACAAACGTAATGCCGGTCTATATCGGAGATGATCGCACCGATGAAGATGCGTTCAAG GTATTGCGAGACAGAGGACAAGGCTTTGGCATCCTTGTCTCGAAGTTTCCGAAGGAGACAAATGCCACTTATTCCCTGCAAGAGCCATCCGAG GTTAAGGACTTCTTAGTGCGGCTAGTGGAGTGGAAGCGCCTGTCGATGAAGGCTTGTTCCAAGGTGCAAGTAGCATAG
- the LOC135639059 gene encoding probable trehalose-phosphate phosphatase 6 isoform X2 encodes MTKQNVVPVEAVAAIAVAAVAGSSPLFPYPPPRSYGRRKYLSQLEVGGGRIGAWVESMKASSPTHAKATAALPSGDAAVDEHSAWVVRHPSALNKFEQIMSASKGKQIVMFMDYDGTLSPIVDDPDSAFMSDAMREAVRDVARYFPTAIVSGRCLDKVINFVRLADLYYAGSHGMDIKGPTKPRHDKARAKPVLFQPASEFLPMIDAVHKALLERTKSTPGARVENNKFCVSVHFRCVDEKSWSSLFEQVRCVLKEYPKLRLTQGRKVLEIRPTIKWDKGKALEFLLESLGFANCTNVMPVYIGDDRTDEDAFKVLRDRGQGFGILVSKFPKETNATYSLQEPSEVKDFLVRLVEWKRLSMKACSKVQVA; translated from the exons ATGACGAAGCAGAATGTTGTGCCGGTGGAGGCCGTGGCCGCCATCGCGGTGGCGGCGGTGGCCGGCTCGTCTCCCCTGTTTCCCTACCCGCCCCCCCGGTCCTACGGCCGGAGGAAGTACCTCTCCCAGCTCGAGGTCGGTGGCGGCAGGATCGGCGCGTGGGTGGAGTCCATGAAGGCCTCTTCTCCCACCCACGCGAAAGCGACCGCCGCCCTGCCTTCCGGCGACGCCGCCGTCGACGAGCATTCCGCGTGGGTT GTGCGGCATCCCTCGGCGTTGAACAAGTTCGAGCAGATCATGAGCGCCTCCAAAGGGAAGCAGATCGTGATGTTCATGGATTACGATGGCACACTATCGCCCATCGTCGACGACCCCGATTCCGCTTTCATGTCCGACGCG ATGAGAGAGGCGGTCAGGGACGTGGCGAGGTACTTCCCCACCGCGATCGTCAGCGGGCGATGCCTGGACAAG GTCATTAACTTCGTGCGACTGGCCGACCTATACTACGCTGGTAGCCACGGCATGGACATCAAAGGCCCCACGAAGCCCCGACACGACAAGGCCAGA GCCAAACCCGTTCTCTTTCAACCGGCAAGCGAGTTCCTCCCCATGATAGACGCG GTTCACAAGGCATTGTTGGAGAGGACCAAATCCACACCTGGTGCCCGGGTGGAGAACAACAAGTTCTGTGTATCCGTCCACTTCAGATGTGTGGATGAAAAG AGTTGGAGTTCGTTGTTCGAGCAGGTGAGGTGTGTGTTGAAGGAGTACCCCAAACTGCGGCTCACTCAGGGAAGAAAG GTGTTAGAGATTCGTCCCACAATCAAGTGGGATAAGGGGAAGGCATTGGAGTTCCTGTTGGAGTCGCTTG GATTTGCCAACTGCACAAACGTAATGCCGGTCTATATCGGAGATGATCGCACCGATGAAGATGCGTTCAAG GTATTGCGAGACAGAGGACAAGGCTTTGGCATCCTTGTCTCGAAGTTTCCGAAGGAGACAAATGCCACTTATTCCCTGCAAGAGCCATCCGAG GTTAAGGACTTCTTAGTGCGGCTAGTGGAGTGGAAGCGCCTGTCGATGAAGGCTTGTTCCAAGGTGCAAGTAGCATAG